Proteins co-encoded in one Bacillus infantis NRRL B-14911 genomic window:
- a CDS encoding HpcH/HpaI aldolase/citrate lyase family protein, which yields MKLFADLEDREIDRLFYKKPGSFSKRSPKELLSYCLGATLYMPATRPNIHQDLLSKKHSGLTSMVICLEDAIGDSEVEQAEESLLAELKLLHQELGKGYFQEDDLPLIFIRIRSHGQLERLFSRMGQEISMLTGVVIPKFDPVEGAESLAEISRRNREGHVLYAMPILETKKIIQKETRVGELLDIKALLEQYRDIILNVRIGATDFSGLYGIRRNSDNTVYDIAVIRDCIADIINVFVRAGSQFTVSGPVWEYFSSKDRMLKPQLRQTPFLEKYGEAGIRMRTGLIDKHMDGLIREIMMDIANGLTGKTIIHPTHIRPVQALNAVTLEEYEDARNIAASAEGSIGVMKSAYSNKMNEIKPHLYWAQKILLKSEIYGVLHEEYSYIDLLEKEVFASSY from the coding sequence ATGAAATTATTTGCTGATTTGGAAGACAGGGAAATTGACAGGCTCTTTTATAAAAAGCCGGGGTCCTTCTCTAAACGTTCCCCGAAAGAGCTGTTGTCCTATTGCTTAGGCGCAACGCTTTATATGCCTGCAACAAGGCCCAATATTCATCAGGATCTGCTCTCAAAGAAGCATTCTGGCCTTACTTCCATGGTGATCTGCCTGGAGGATGCCATTGGCGATTCAGAAGTGGAGCAGGCTGAAGAAAGCCTGCTGGCTGAACTTAAGCTCCTTCATCAAGAGCTGGGGAAGGGATATTTCCAGGAGGATGATCTGCCGCTTATTTTTATAAGGATCCGCAGCCATGGACAGCTGGAGCGGCTGTTTTCCAGGATGGGACAGGAAATAAGCATGCTGACAGGAGTCGTCATTCCTAAATTTGACCCTGTCGAAGGAGCAGAATCACTGGCAGAAATCAGCCGCAGGAATAGAGAAGGCCACGTTCTATATGCAATGCCGATTCTGGAAACAAAGAAAATCATCCAGAAAGAAACAAGAGTCGGAGAGCTTCTGGACATAAAAGCGCTTCTTGAACAATATAGGGATATTATTCTTAATGTCAGGATAGGGGCGACCGATTTTTCCGGTCTATACGGCATCAGGAGAAATTCGGATAACACGGTATATGATATTGCGGTCATACGTGACTGCATTGCTGATATTATAAATGTTTTTGTGCGTGCCGGCAGCCAGTTCACAGTATCAGGGCCGGTCTGGGAATATTTCTCCTCTAAAGATAGAATGCTAAAGCCCCAGCTGAGGCAGACGCCCTTCCTGGAGAAGTACGGGGAAGCAGGCATCAGGATGAGGACCGGACTGATCGATAAGCATATGGATGGCCTGATCCGTGAAATTATGATGGATATTGCCAATGGCCTGACAGGAAAGACGATCATCCACCCTACCCATATAAGGCCGGTGCAGGCTTTGAATGCCGTTACCCTTGAAGAGTACGAGGATGCCAGGAATATTGCTGCCAGTGCAGAAGGCAGCATTGGCGTCATGAAAAGCGCCTACTCTAACAAAATGAATGAAATCAAGCCGCATTTATATTGGGCGCAGAAAATTCTTTTAAAATCTGAAATATACGGGGTGCTTCATGAAGAATACTCATACATTGACCTGCTCGAAAAAGAAGTATTTGCTTCCAGTTATTGA
- the ilvD gene encoding dihydroxy-acid dehydratase produces MGRDLRIKSHVISEDERRAPNRAMLRAVGFTDEDFKKPMIGIASTWSEVTPCNIHINELAFKAKDGAREAGGAPLVFNTITVSDGISMGTEGMRYSLPSRDLIADSIETVVGGESLDGFVAIGGCDKNMPGCLMAIARMNLPAVFVYGGTIKPGKLQGQDIDIVSVFEGVGQFNGGAIDKAGLNEIECHACPGAGSCGGMYTANTMASAIEALGMSLPGSSSNPAETDEKRQDCHEAGKAVYRLLEQDIRPRDILTKEAFENAITVVMALGGSTNAILHLMAIAHSAEVDLSLEDFNRLQKTVPHIADLKPSGKYVMQNLHEAGGVSAVMKMLLREGLLHGDCLTVTGKTLAENLEEAEDLKAGQKVIYPLNAPLRENGPLVVLKGNLAPEGAVAKVSGLKVTRHTGPAKVFDDEESATDAVLKGDIQAGDVLVIRYEGPKGGPGMPEMLSISGILVGKGLGESVALLTDGRFSGGTHGLVVGHIAPEAQVGGPIALIQTGDRITIDSTEQTLEVDVSPAELEERKKSWDPPPLLTRGALAKYTRLVSSASRGAVTDHFEEEPAARPLKV; encoded by the coding sequence TTGGGAAGAGATCTTAGAATAAAAAGCCATGTAATCAGCGAGGATGAAAGGCGCGCACCAAACCGGGCGATGCTGCGGGCAGTAGGGTTCACGGATGAAGATTTCAAAAAGCCGATGATCGGCATTGCAAGCACATGGAGCGAAGTGACTCCGTGCAATATACATATCAATGAACTTGCATTCAAGGCGAAGGACGGTGCCAGGGAAGCCGGGGGAGCTCCGCTTGTATTCAATACGATTACTGTTTCTGACGGAATCTCCATGGGAACAGAGGGGATGAGGTATTCCCTTCCGAGCCGCGACCTGATTGCTGATTCCATTGAAACGGTCGTTGGGGGTGAAAGCCTGGACGGCTTTGTTGCCATTGGAGGCTGCGATAAAAATATGCCCGGCTGCCTGATGGCCATCGCAAGGATGAACCTGCCTGCTGTTTTTGTGTATGGGGGCACAATCAAGCCTGGCAAGCTGCAGGGACAGGATATCGATATTGTGTCAGTATTTGAAGGGGTAGGACAGTTCAATGGTGGGGCCATTGATAAAGCTGGACTCAATGAGATCGAATGCCATGCATGTCCGGGGGCCGGCTCCTGCGGCGGAATGTACACAGCCAATACGATGGCAAGCGCTATCGAGGCGCTGGGAATGAGCCTTCCGGGCAGTTCCTCCAATCCGGCAGAAACAGATGAAAAGCGGCAGGATTGCCATGAAGCAGGAAAGGCAGTCTACCGCCTTTTGGAGCAGGATATCAGGCCAAGGGATATTCTTACGAAGGAAGCGTTTGAGAATGCAATTACTGTCGTGATGGCTTTGGGCGGTTCGACAAATGCCATCCTCCATTTGATGGCCATCGCCCATTCTGCTGAAGTGGATCTGTCACTTGAGGACTTCAACCGCCTTCAGAAAACGGTCCCCCATATAGCCGATTTAAAGCCGAGCGGAAAATATGTCATGCAGAATCTCCATGAAGCAGGAGGAGTCAGTGCAGTTATGAAAATGCTGCTGAGGGAAGGGCTGCTTCACGGCGATTGTCTGACTGTGACGGGCAAGACGCTCGCTGAAAATCTGGAAGAAGCAGAAGATCTGAAAGCTGGCCAAAAGGTCATTTACCCGCTTAATGCCCCTCTTCGGGAAAACGGGCCGCTTGTAGTCCTGAAAGGCAATCTTGCCCCGGAAGGCGCCGTAGCGAAGGTATCCGGCCTGAAGGTCACCAGGCACACCGGGCCTGCCAAGGTGTTTGATGATGAGGAGTCTGCTACAGATGCTGTCCTGAAGGGTGACATTCAGGCTGGTGATGTACTGGTTATCAGGTACGAAGGGCCAAAAGGCGGGCCTGGCATGCCGGAAATGCTTTCTATTTCGGGCATCCTCGTAGGAAAAGGTCTTGGCGAAAGTGTGGCCCTGCTGACAGACGGGCGTTTCTCGGGAGGTACCCATGGCCTTGTGGTAGGACATATCGCTCCGGAAGCACAGGTCGGCGGACCGATTGCCCTAATACAGACAGGTGACAGGATTACTATTGACAGCACCGAACAGACACTTGAAGTGGATGTCTCTCCTGCTGAACTGGAAGAGAGGAAGAAATCCTGGGATCCGCCGCCGCTTTTAACCCGCGGAGCCCTGGCTAAGTATACAAGGCTCGTTTCCTCCGCTTCAAGGGGGGCTGTCACTGACCATTTTGAGGAAGAGCCTGCTGCCAGGCCGCTTAAAGTGTAG
- a CDS encoding BrxA/BrxB family bacilliredoxin produces MSMAYEEYMRQMVKPMRAELTRAGFNELTTEDEVEQFMESTEGTTLVVVNSVCGCAAGLARPAATQAVMHAEKKPDHLVTVFAGQDKEATAKMREYFDGIEPSSPSMALMKGKEVVHFIPRHDIEGFPMETIMENLLAAFEENC; encoded by the coding sequence ATGTCTATGGCATATGAAGAATATATGAGGCAGATGGTAAAGCCGATGCGTGCAGAGCTTACACGCGCAGGCTTCAATGAGCTAACAACAGAAGATGAGGTTGAACAGTTTATGGAAAGTACAGAAGGGACAACGCTCGTGGTTGTTAACTCTGTCTGCGGATGTGCGGCCGGACTGGCGCGTCCTGCTGCGACCCAGGCTGTTATGCATGCTGAAAAGAAGCCTGATCACCTTGTCACTGTATTTGCCGGGCAGGATAAAGAAGCGACAGCAAAGATGCGTGAATATTTCGATGGGATTGAGCCTTCTTCACCAAGCATGGCTTTAATGAAGGGAAAGGAAGTTGTACACTTTATCCCGCGCCATGATATTGAAGGCTTCCCGATGGAGACCATCATGGAAAATCTTCTGGCTGCATTTGAGGAAAACTGCTGA
- a CDS encoding phosphoribosyltransferase family protein, whose translation MKNTHTLTCSKKKYLLPVIEGLNVELDITENPYNIPVDHFFTMAARINKKRSFLFVSKLLGKHLPIHPEKGLITGELLAARYAELKEGLPLPETEELLQAFLLDPGVSRPSIPFVDKKYNPVIIGFAETATALGHSFYNAFKAAGYFHTTRETLPEAVSIIDFEEEHSHATSHRCYADRELLDNQREVILVDDEMTTGKTAVNIIRSIQAEFPRSEYTVASILDWRSQENQAAFQMLEKELGITINSVSLLKGEMQAAGEPVIQTNIEDRKRDAGGSSICFINLSESGLSFEKAGSPSITLGGGICNIPYLKGTGRFGLQKGAEEPEKDLEAAAALLAKSRKGDHTLVLGTGEFMYIPMKVASQMGEGVFFQSTTRSPVHVLDREGYGAREGLSFPNPEDADIRQFVYNITPGVYDDLFILFEREPNREALVPLLEELKKTGIKDIKIVYFNGGNNNG comes from the coding sequence ATGAAGAATACTCATACATTGACCTGCTCGAAAAAGAAGTATTTGCTTCCAGTTATTGAGGGGCTGAACGTTGAACTTGACATAACTGAAAATCCATATAACATACCTGTTGATCATTTTTTTACAATGGCAGCCCGCATCAACAAGAAAAGGTCATTCCTTTTTGTGAGCAAATTGCTGGGGAAGCATCTGCCCATCCATCCGGAAAAAGGGCTGATCACGGGAGAGCTGCTGGCCGCACGTTATGCAGAATTAAAGGAAGGCTTGCCGCTGCCGGAAACCGAAGAGCTTCTGCAGGCCTTTTTGCTGGATCCGGGAGTAAGCAGGCCGTCCATTCCCTTTGTTGATAAAAAGTACAATCCGGTGATCATCGGCTTTGCAGAGACTGCAACCGCGCTTGGCCACAGCTTTTATAATGCTTTCAAGGCAGCAGGGTATTTTCATACTACAAGAGAAACACTTCCTGAAGCGGTTTCCATAATAGACTTCGAGGAAGAGCATTCTCATGCAACCTCCCATCGCTGCTACGCGGACAGGGAGCTTCTTGACAATCAGCGTGAAGTCATCCTGGTTGATGATGAAATGACCACAGGCAAAACGGCAGTCAATATCATCAGATCCATCCAGGCAGAATTCCCCCGCAGTGAATATACTGTCGCTTCCATATTGGATTGGCGTTCACAGGAAAATCAGGCAGCATTCCAGATGCTTGAAAAAGAACTCGGAATCACGATCAACAGTGTAAGCCTCTTAAAAGGGGAAATGCAGGCTGCAGGAGAACCTGTCATCCAAACGAATATAGAAGACAGAAAACGTGATGCAGGCGGCTCCAGCATATGCTTCATCAATCTTAGTGAATCGGGGCTTTCTTTTGAAAAAGCCGGGAGTCCTTCAATCACGCTTGGAGGCGGGATCTGTAATATCCCCTATCTCAAAGGAACAGGCAGATTCGGGCTCCAAAAGGGAGCAGAAGAGCCTGAAAAGGACCTGGAGGCTGCAGCCGCACTCCTGGCTAAGAGCAGAAAAGGAGATCATACACTTGTCCTGGGAACAGGAGAGTTCATGTATATCCCTATGAAAGTGGCATCGCAAATGGGGGAAGGGGTCTTTTTTCAGTCCACCACACGAAGCCCGGTCCATGTTCTGGACCGGGAAGGGTACGGGGCAAGGGAAGGATTGTCATTTCCCAATCCTGAGGATGCTGATATCAGGCAATTTGTCTATAATATCACTCCCGGAGTTTAT
- a CDS encoding TerD family protein yields MAVSLSKGQKVDLTKSNPGLTNVIVGVGWDVNKYDGGADFDLDSSVFLLGENGKVTSEADFVFYNNTTGGNGSVVHTGDNRTGEGEGDDEQVKVELGAVPANVQRITFTITIHDGEARSQNFGQVSNSYVRILNGETNEELIRYDLGEDFSIETALVVGELYRHGGEWKFSAIGSGYQGGLGALATDFGLQIG; encoded by the coding sequence ATGGCAGTTAGTTTATCAAAAGGACAGAAGGTAGATTTGACAAAATCCAATCCGGGCCTCACAAATGTAATCGTAGGGGTAGGCTGGGATGTAAATAAGTATGACGGAGGAGCAGACTTTGACCTTGATTCCTCGGTTTTCCTTCTTGGGGAAAACGGCAAGGTTACTTCTGAGGCGGATTTCGTTTTCTATAATAACACAACAGGCGGAAACGGCTCTGTCGTACATACCGGAGATAACCGGACAGGCGAAGGAGAAGGCGATGATGAGCAGGTAAAGGTTGAGCTCGGTGCTGTACCGGCAAATGTCCAGCGCATTACATTCACTATCACAATCCATGATGGCGAGGCGCGCAGCCAGAACTTCGGGCAGGTTTCCAATTCTTATGTCCGCATCCTTAACGGCGAAACAAATGAAGAGCTGATCCGCTATGACCTTGGAGAAGACTTCTCCATCGAGACTGCACTTGTTGTAGGCGAACTGTACAGGCACGGCGGAGAGTGGAAATTCAGCGCGATCGGGTCCGGCTATCAGGGCGGCCTTGGTGCACTTGCAACTGACTTTGGCCTGCAGATTGGATAA
- a CDS encoding LL-diaminopimelate aminotransferase, whose product MKISMAERMEAFGESVFAELSRMKKAKISAGEDVIDLSIGSPDLPPPLFIREAIAEGALDSTQYGYSLAGTESFCNAVSSYYQNNHGVYIDPKEQCSLLIGSQEGLVHLPLALCSTGDYILMPDPGYTAYAAGAALAGAKIYSMPLMKEKQFLPDFSEIPEEIRKKARMMILNFPGNPVPGLANEAFFREAIEFAKKYEIVILHDFAYSELYFEEKPVSFLAVEGAFETGIEMNSLSKSFNMAGCRIAYAAGNEDIIRMISDLKSHLDYGVFHPIQTAAARALEDQSGFLAESREVYRKRRDALVESLREAGWDVDSPKGSMFLWAEIPNGTSSREFSIRMLEEAGVAVTPGSAFGAAGEGFVRIALVQPEGRLRQAARKISSSGILKKKSTA is encoded by the coding sequence ATGAAGATATCCATGGCAGAGAGAATGGAAGCATTTGGGGAAAGTGTATTTGCAGAACTGTCCCGTATGAAGAAAGCGAAGATCTCAGCAGGTGAAGATGTGATCGATCTGAGCATCGGCAGCCCTGACCTGCCCCCTCCGTTATTTATCAGGGAGGCGATCGCTGAGGGAGCGCTGGACAGCACCCAATACGGCTACTCCCTTGCGGGGACAGAAAGCTTCTGCAATGCAGTCAGCTCTTATTACCAGAATAATCACGGTGTATACATAGATCCCAAGGAACAATGCTCCCTCCTTATAGGCTCCCAGGAAGGTCTCGTCCATCTGCCGCTTGCTTTGTGCAGCACGGGCGATTATATACTGATGCCCGATCCAGGATATACCGCATATGCAGCGGGTGCCGCCCTGGCAGGGGCAAAGATATATTCAATGCCTCTCATGAAAGAAAAGCAATTTCTCCCGGATTTCTCAGAAATACCGGAAGAAATAAGGAAAAAGGCGAGGATGATGATCTTGAACTTTCCCGGCAATCCTGTGCCAGGCCTTGCGAATGAAGCATTTTTCAGGGAGGCAATAGAGTTTGCCAAAAAATACGAGATTGTGATATTGCATGATTTTGCATACTCTGAGCTCTATTTTGAAGAAAAACCGGTAAGCTTTTTAGCTGTCGAAGGCGCGTTTGAAACAGGGATAGAAATGAATTCCCTTTCTAAGAGCTTCAACATGGCAGGCTGCCGGATTGCCTATGCAGCTGGGAATGAAGACATCATCCGCATGATTTCAGACCTGAAATCCCATCTGGATTACGGTGTATTCCATCCCATCCAGACCGCGGCTGCCAGGGCTCTTGAGGATCAGTCGGGTTTCCTGGCCGAATCAAGAGAGGTCTACAGGAAACGCAGGGATGCCCTAGTAGAAAGCCTTCGGGAGGCAGGCTGGGATGTCGACAGCCCGAAAGGTTCGATGTTCCTCTGGGCAGAAATTCCAAACGGCACCAGCTCCAGGGAGTTCAGCATCCGCATGCTGGAGGAAGCTGGAGTGGCTGTTACACCGGGAAGCGCGTTCGGTGCGGCCGGCGAGGGATTCGTACGGATTGCACTCGTTCAGCCTGAAGGCAGGCTCCGGCAGGCCGCTCGGAAAATAAGCTCTTCCGGCATATTAAAAAAGAAATCTACCGCATGA
- a CDS encoding class I SAM-dependent methyltransferase gives MFVTTAGRTSPGMIQAAKEAAAELGVAFHPRKSHSVSSLQEQWKDDCIVYGKNRLELFSYGKSSPYFFHPNSAAFRIKRLMRGESDPFLEAAKIEPGDTVADCTLGLASDSIIASYAAGPSGKVTGVEGNPFLAYLAEKGLKTWKSGVPQMDEAMERVEVISALSLDYLKGRQDQSADIVYFDPMFEEKLLDSDGIKELAKFAVYGLSGELIEEAKRVSRKRVVLKDHFRSERFSTFGFEVYRRKSSRFHFGVLERKK, from the coding sequence ATGTTTGTAACTACAGCGGGCAGGACAAGCCCTGGCATGATCCAGGCGGCAAAAGAAGCGGCAGCTGAACTTGGCGTCGCCTTTCATCCCCGAAAGAGCCATTCTGTCTCTTCACTGCAGGAGCAGTGGAAGGATGATTGCATCGTATATGGCAAAAACAGGCTCGAATTATTTTCATATGGAAAAAGCTCACCGTACTTCTTTCATCCGAATTCCGCAGCATTCAGGATAAAAAGGCTGATGAGAGGCGAGTCTGACCCTTTTTTGGAAGCAGCGAAAATCGAGCCCGGGGACACAGTGGCGGACTGCACGCTCGGCCTTGCTTCAGACAGCATCATCGCAAGCTATGCAGCCGGTCCTTCCGGTAAAGTGACCGGTGTGGAAGGTAATCCCTTCCTTGCTTATCTCGCAGAGAAGGGGCTTAAAACCTGGAAATCCGGAGTTCCGCAAATGGATGAGGCGATGGAGAGGGTCGAGGTCATCAGTGCTCTCTCCCTTGACTACTTGAAGGGCAGGCAGGACCAGTCCGCAGATATTGTATACTTTGACCCCATGTTCGAGGAAAAACTGTTGGACTCCGACGGAATCAAGGAACTGGCTAAGTTTGCTGTGTATGGGCTGTCCGGGGAGCTGATAGAAGAAGCCAAAAGGGTTTCGCGGAAGAGGGTCGTCCTGAAAGACCATTTCCGGAGCGAAAGATTCAGCACCTTCGGCTTTGAGGTTTACCGGCGGAAATCTTCCCGCTTTCACTTTGGAGTTCTGGAAAGAAAAAAATAA
- a CDS encoding conserved virulence factor C family protein encodes MKIKSIEPTPSPNTMKIILDEELPMGKSNNYKKDKTDGAPKVVLDILQIEGIKGVYHVADFLAVERNAKFDWKELLPQVRKAFGEEAEESGGEAALNEHYGEVKVQVQMYKDIPMQIKLTDGTEEKRFGLPEAYVQAVREVQQPDDNVVMSRKWKEFGVRYGDMDQVGQDILEELLAAYPESRLKSLIEQGKHGAAADSRPARTKRKLSPEDLDSSDWRIRYQLMEQMEDPGVEDYPVLERALEDEKASIRRLAAVYLGMIEDKSVLPYLYKALKDKSVTVRRTAGDCLSDLGFPEAEEAMMDALQDPSKLVRWRAAMFLYEEGTEKSLPALKDAEEDPEFEVSMQIKMAIERIEQGEEAKGSVWKQMTEARNQNS; translated from the coding sequence TTGAAAATAAAATCAATTGAGCCTACACCAAGCCCGAATACGATGAAAATCATCCTTGACGAAGAATTGCCTATGGGCAAAAGCAATAATTATAAAAAGGACAAGACAGATGGAGCGCCAAAGGTTGTTTTGGATATCCTTCAGATAGAAGGAATCAAAGGGGTATATCATGTAGCAGATTTCCTCGCGGTTGAACGAAATGCAAAATTTGACTGGAAAGAGCTTCTCCCTCAAGTCCGTAAGGCATTCGGAGAGGAAGCAGAAGAATCAGGCGGCGAGGCAGCCTTGAATGAGCATTATGGCGAGGTAAAAGTCCAGGTGCAGATGTACAAAGATATCCCGATGCAGATCAAACTGACTGATGGAACTGAAGAGAAGCGCTTTGGACTGCCGGAAGCTTACGTGCAGGCAGTGCGTGAAGTTCAGCAGCCTGATGATAATGTTGTTATGAGCAGAAAGTGGAAGGAATTTGGTGTCAGGTACGGGGATATGGACCAGGTCGGGCAGGATATTCTTGAAGAATTGCTGGCAGCCTATCCTGAAAGCAGGCTGAAGAGCCTTATCGAGCAAGGCAAGCATGGCGCAGCTGCAGACAGCAGGCCTGCTAGGACAAAAAGGAAGCTGTCGCCTGAGGATCTTGACAGCAGTGATTGGCGGATACGCTATCAGCTGATGGAACAGATGGAAGATCCGGGGGTGGAGGATTATCCTGTCCTCGAAAGGGCGCTTGAAGACGAAAAGGCTTCAATCCGCAGGCTGGCAGCCGTTTATCTCGGGATGATCGAAGACAAAAGTGTTCTTCCATATCTATATAAAGCTTTGAAGGATAAAAGTGTAACTGTAAGGAGAACGGCGGGTGACTGCTTATCAGATCTTGGTTTTCCTGAAGCAGAGGAAGCAATGATGGATGCCCTCCAGGATCCGAGCAAGCTTGTCCGCTGGCGTGCAGCCATGTTCCTGTATGAAGAAGGTACTGAAAAGTCGCTCCCGGCATTAAAGGATGCTGAAGAGGATCCTGAATTTGAAGTCAGCATGCAGATCAAGATGGCCATTGAGCGGATTGAACAGGGTGAAGAGGCCAAGGGTTCTGTGTGGAAGCAAATGACCGAAGCCAGGAACCAAAACAGCTGA
- a CDS encoding TerC family protein — MTIFQGFIDTYAAFFDWQMWAEVLSDPVSWGLIGTLVILEGLLSADNALVLAVMVKHLPPEQRKKALFYGLLGAYLFRFIAIGIGVFLIKLWWVKILGAGYLAWLAIKYFIDKKKGVGDDEELEGLNQSGLLIRLFGTFWGTVAAVELMDIAFSVDSVLAAFGVSDQIWVLLLGGMLGVLMMRGVAGVFLKLIDKVPELETSAYVLILLIAVKMLLGVFHIHIDHIYFFLLLIVVFGATFIVHFMNKKKAEQGQKSN, encoded by the coding sequence ATGACAATTTTTCAAGGTTTTATAGATACATATGCCGCATTCTTTGACTGGCAGATGTGGGCGGAAGTTCTAAGCGACCCTGTTAGCTGGGGACTTATCGGAACACTCGTAATCCTGGAAGGACTGCTTTCAGCCGACAATGCACTTGTACTGGCTGTTATGGTAAAACACCTTCCGCCGGAGCAGCGGAAAAAGGCTCTATTCTACGGATTGCTTGGGGCATACCTCTTCCGTTTCATTGCAATTGGAATTGGGGTATTCCTGATTAAGCTGTGGTGGGTAAAGATTTTGGGAGCCGGCTACCTGGCATGGCTTGCTATTAAATATTTCATTGATAAGAAGAAAGGCGTCGGCGATGATGAGGAGCTTGAAGGCCTCAATCAAAGCGGTTTGCTGATCCGCCTGTTTGGTACCTTCTGGGGAACAGTAGCAGCGGTAGAACTTATGGATATAGCTTTCTCAGTTGACAGCGTCCTGGCGGCATTTGGAGTCAGTGATCAAATCTGGGTACTTCTTCTCGGCGGAATGCTTGGGGTCCTGATGATGCGTGGTGTAGCAGGAGTATTCCTTAAGCTGATCGATAAAGTGCCTGAGCTGGAAACAAGCGCATATGTGCTGATTTTGCTCATTGCTGTGAAGATGCTCCTTGGAGTATTCCATATCCACATTGATCATATCTATTTCTTCCTTCTGCTGATAGTAGTCTTCGGAGCGACTTTCATCGTCCACTTTATGAATAAAAAGAAGGCTGAGCAGGGCCAGAAAAGCAACTGA
- a CDS encoding YpjP family protein has product MPKWLRKSFVVMVTILTFGLVTPSQAFLYDNANQDRSPKRDVLEAQAEGLDLAAPEEDEESIRQRFIQAAVQEAENQSYIKFGGKIKPVIEDEFREVILPNIEKAVEETAARIPGSDLGNLEITEWPGGGNSEKIFHIVNRQSNEDVLRFHVRRDHPPQEGYWFNFHYHTSEDAFQKHHELGSIYWNKNTPPKWLS; this is encoded by the coding sequence ATGCCTAAGTGGCTGCGCAAATCGTTTGTGGTGATGGTAACCATCCTTACCTTTGGGCTGGTTACGCCATCACAGGCATTTTTGTATGATAATGCAAACCAGGACAGGTCCCCTAAGCGCGATGTCCTGGAGGCACAGGCAGAAGGACTGGACCTTGCTGCACCTGAGGAGGATGAGGAATCGATCAGGCAAAGGTTCATCCAGGCTGCTGTCCAGGAGGCGGAGAACCAGTCTTATATTAAGTTCGGGGGAAAGATCAAACCCGTCATAGAAGATGAGTTCCGTGAAGTCATCCTGCCGAATATTGAAAAAGCAGTGGAGGAAACAGCTGCAAGGATACCAGGGAGCGACCTGGGCAATCTGGAAATTACCGAATGGCCTGGCGGGGGCAACTCGGAAAAAATCTTCCATATTGTCAACCGGCAATCCAATGAAGATGTCCTTCGTTTTCATGTCAGGAGGGACCATCCGCCCCAGGAGGGATACTGGTTCAACTTCCACTACCATACCTCTGAGGATGCCTTCCAAAAGCATCATGAGCTGGGTTCCATCTACTGGAATAAAAATACTCCGCCAAAATGGCTGAGCTGA